A single region of the Brachypodium distachyon strain Bd21 chromosome 3, Brachypodium_distachyon_v3.0, whole genome shotgun sequence genome encodes:
- the LOC106866542 gene encoding uncharacterized protein LOC106866542 isoform X2 — protein MLSQLCSSPSSFVSAVTGPVSGPLVVYQRRAAQSPLNSDFGLADGFGTPASACSPIVAAQPSFSGPEMDMFCVSISPGASSLSAMAEPFTPSRPSPQVSPTVESFRAQLRAKTSRILPLPKVVRARKGSGSPLRRSQRIALRQRPGASIKRQQKILISKLGIEGSDGIDHNQGQEGEEQYPDNEEYYEEEDVDGDYYGELEE, from the exons ATGCTTTCCCAGTTGTGCTCGTCCCCCTCTTCTTTTGTCTCAGCCGTTACTGGGCCGGTCAGCGGGCCGTTGGTGGTCTACCAGAGGCGAGCGGCCCAGTCCCCTCTCAACTCAGACTTTGGGCTGGCCGACGGCTTCGGGACGCCAGCGTCCGCTTGTTCCCCCATCGTCGCGGCGCAGCCCTCCTTTTCGGGCCCAGAGATGGACATGTTCTGCGTTAGCATCTCTCCGGGCGCAAGCTCCCTCTCGGCGATGGCTGAGCCGTTCACGCCATCACGTCCCTCCCCCCAAGTCTCCCCCACGGTGGAATCTTTTAGAGCACAGCTCCGAGCGAAGACTTCCAGaattcttcctcttcctaaAGTGGTCCGTGCTCGCAAGGGCAGCGGAAGCCCATTGCGTCGCAGTCAGCGCATCGCCCTGCGGCAAAGGCCAGGCGCTTCCATCAAGCGGCAGCAGAAAATCCTCATCTCCAAACTCGGCATTGAAG GGAGTGATGGGATCGACCACAACCAGGGccaggaaggagaagaacagTACCCCGACAACGAAg AGTACTATGAAGAGGAAGATGTTGACGGTGACTACTACGGTGAACTTGAGGAGTGA
- the LOC106866542 gene encoding uncharacterized protein LOC106866542 isoform X1, whose translation MLSQLCSSPSSFVSAVTGPVSGPLVVYQRRAAQSPLNSDFGLADGFGTPASACSPIVAAQPSFSGPEMDMFCVSISPGASSLSAMAEPFTPSRPSPQVSPTVESFRAQLRAKTSRILPLPKVVRARKGSGSPLRRSQRIALRQRPGASIKRQQKILISKLGIEGSDGIDHNQGQEGEEQYPDNEDCVECNHCCCEECENYHNLGQEYYEEEDVDGDYYGELEE comes from the exons ATGCTTTCCCAGTTGTGCTCGTCCCCCTCTTCTTTTGTCTCAGCCGTTACTGGGCCGGTCAGCGGGCCGTTGGTGGTCTACCAGAGGCGAGCGGCCCAGTCCCCTCTCAACTCAGACTTTGGGCTGGCCGACGGCTTCGGGACGCCAGCGTCCGCTTGTTCCCCCATCGTCGCGGCGCAGCCCTCCTTTTCGGGCCCAGAGATGGACATGTTCTGCGTTAGCATCTCTCCGGGCGCAAGCTCCCTCTCGGCGATGGCTGAGCCGTTCACGCCATCACGTCCCTCCCCCCAAGTCTCCCCCACGGTGGAATCTTTTAGAGCACAGCTCCGAGCGAAGACTTCCAGaattcttcctcttcctaaAGTGGTCCGTGCTCGCAAGGGCAGCGGAAGCCCATTGCGTCGCAGTCAGCGCATCGCCCTGCGGCAAAGGCCAGGCGCTTCCATCAAGCGGCAGCAGAAAATCCTCATCTCCAAACTCGGCATTGAAG GGAGTGATGGGATCGACCACAACCAGGGccaggaaggagaagaacagTACCCCGACAACGAAg attgtgtggagtgtaatcattgttgttgcgaagagtgcgagaactaccacaaccttggacaag AGTACTATGAAGAGGAAGATGTTGACGGTGACTACTACGGTGAACTTGAGGAGTGA